A window of Phycisphaerae bacterium genomic DNA:
GATCCCCGCCGACCGAATCTCACGCACCGACCGCCGCGAGTCCTCCGCCCGGTGCCGCCGGCCCAACGCCGCCAGACGCTCGTCATCGAAGCTCTGGACGCCCAACGACATCCGATTGACCTCGGCCCGCCGCAGCACCGCCAGCTTGCCCGCCGTGGTCGTCTCCGGGCTGGTCTCGACCGTATACTCGACGTCATCGGTCGGCAGACAGAACTTCCGCAGCGTCAACGCCAGTTGCTCCAGTTGGCTCTCCTCCAGCCGCGTCGGAGTCCCGCCCCCGATGTAGATCGACTCCAAACGCGGCCGCACCGGGTCGAAATACTCGTGGAAGACCAGGTTCGCTTCCTTCTCCAGGGCATGGAGATAGCGCACCAACTGCTCTTCGGTAGGCGCAACGCTGTAGAAGCTGCAGTAGTTGCACTTGCCCGTGCAAAACGGCACGTGGACGTACAGCCCCGTAGTCTCCATGAAGAATTATACGCCCGAACGCAAGGCCGGAACCGACGCCTTCAATGCCGTCAGACCCAGACGGCGGCTGAATTCCCGTTGCGGCTCGGCCGGTAGCCCTTGGCCGCCTCATACAGGGCCTCGACGTTCGCCGGCGGAGTCCCATGCATAATCGAATTCGAACTCGCCGCGACCACCCTCGGGCCGGCCGCCTCAATGCACTCCCGGGTCCGCCTGGCGACCTGATCGGGCGTTCCTCGCCGCAGCAGGTCGCAGCTGACGTTGCCGATCAGCACCAGCTCGGGAAATCTCGCCCGCAGCCTGTCGAAACGCATGCCCGCGTCGTAATCGACCTCGTAGTACGCGTGCGGCTGGCCGTCGCCGAACAGGTCATCCGCCACCGGCCACAGATCGCCGTCCGACCGCATGACGTAGTAAACGCCCAGATCCCGGCAGAACTCGAAAACCCGCTTCCATCGCGGCAGCATGACCTGCCGGAAGAACTCGGGCGAATAAACCGGGCCGTCGTTGAACGCGAAATCTCCGCCGCCGTTGATCAATTTGATCCCGTGCTCGTACTGCGCCAGGATCGAAGCCAGAACCCGATCGATTTGCAGGTCGATGTACTCGCCGACCAGTTTCGGATCGACCACCGTCGCCTCCAGCCACCCCGGTTCCATCGGCACCGCCATCCCTCCCGACCCGGCCACGACGAACTCGTTTCCGTACTCCCGCTGCGCGCGGGCCCGCAGCTCGTCCATCTGACCGGAATCGCCCCGATCCAACTGGCGGAATTGAGTCCGTATGGTCTGCACCACCTCTTCGACAGCCATCGGACCACGCGCCGACTGCGATAGCCCATACGTCCGCGACTCCGGATCGTAGTTGTAGATCCGCCAATCCGACCCCTCCGGATCGCCGTAGAGGATGCGGTACTCATCGACCCGCCGGGTCGGCCGCACCGTATGCCGCCACGGCAGGTGGAGCACGTCGAAGTCGAAATGCCTCGCCAGGGCGACCGTGTCCGCCAGCAGGCGGTCCAGGAACTCGTGGTGGGCCTGATCGCCCGCCAGATACGCGCACGCCTCCGCATAGTGGACGTCGGTCGAGCCGGTCCACACCGGCCGGCCGAGAATCTCGCTGGCCACGCTCGAGGCGAACGCCTGCTCGCAGATTGGAATCCGATCGGGCCAGAAGCCCTCAAACGCCGACTGAATCCGGACGTGATGCGGACTGGCCGTGGTCGCCATGGTGACACTCCTTTATCTTAAGTTGCCGAAACAAGGTGTAGACAATACGTAGTGTCAGAGTTCGCCGGTCCGCCTCGCTAAGGCGGCTACGGCGCAGCGATACTTCACTCCGTCACCCCTCGCCCCCGGGCAATCCGCAAGCCCTAGAATAATGCATATATCGACGAAACCAAGCAATTTCATTCGTTTCGGCTAAAATCCCATACGCCGACCAGCGATGCACCCGGATTTTGGCCTCGGCAGCCGCGACCCTGTCCGGGTACAATTCCCGTGAACGCCGACCCGCCGGCTGCTGGCGTTCTGACGTCCGATAACCAGGAGGAACACCCGATGCATACCATGCTGGCCACCCTGGCGGTGATCGCGGCGGCTCTGCCCAGCCAGACACAAACACTCACCGAACGGCAGGCCACCCGTGAAACGCCCGTCGTCCGCGTCTGCCGCACCGTTAAAGACTCCGTGGTCAATATCAGCACCACTCAAGTTATCGAACGTCGCTCCGGCTGGTTCGACGATGATATCTTCAACTTCTTTAACGTCCCCGGCCCGTTCGTCCAGCGGATCCCCACCCACTCCCTCGGCAGCGGTTTCGTCATCCACGACTCCGGCTACATCGTCACCAACGCCCATGTCATCCAACGCGGCGTCGAAATCAGCGTCTCCTTCGCCGATCAGACCACCCTCAAAGCCGTCAAAGCCTATACCGACAACGAACGCGACCTGGCCGTCATCAAGGTCGAACCGGAAAAACCCCTCCAGGCCATCCGCCTCGGCCGGGGCGACGACCTGATGATCGGCGAAACCGTCATCGCCATCGGCAACCCCCTCGGCTATCACCATACCGTCACCACCGGCGTGATCAGCGCGGTCGATCGCGAACTGACCTTCAAGGACTCGCGGGCCTACCGCCACCTGATCCAGACCGACGCCTCCATCAATCCCGGCAACTCCGGCGGACCGCTGCTGAACATCCACGGCGAACTGATCGGCATCAACACCGCGATTCGCGGCGACGCCCAGAACATCGGATTCGCCATCTCCGTCGAACGCCTCCGCCAGGTCCTGCCCGACCTCTTCGACGTCGAAAACATCCGCCGGGCCGACCTGGGCTTCAAGACCGCACCGCTGGTCGACGGCAAACGCATCCGCGTCGACTCGGTCAACGGCGACTCCCCTGCCGAGGCGGCAGGACTGCTGCCCGGCGACATTCTGCTCGAATTCGACGATGCGCCCATCGACGACGCCGTCGATTTCTACGTCAGACTCCTCGAACGACCGATGGGCCAGGCCCTGCGGCTGACCGTCGAACGCGACGACCAGGAACGCGTCGCCCTGTCCATCCCCTTCGAAGCCAAGCCCAAAGCCGATGGGGCCGCCCTAGCCCGAAAGCACCTGGGCCTGAATCTCACCGAAGTCTCGCTGGAAGGCGGACGCCTCGGCTTCGCCGAAGGACAGGTCGTGGCCGTCGAATCCGTCGAACCCGACTCCCCCGCCGACCGGATCGGCGTCCAACGCGGCGACATCATCGAACAGCTCGATCGCCAGTACGTCCGCAACCTCGACGAGGTCGGCCAGATCCTCGAAAAAACCGATCCCGGCGAGGACCTCTTCCTCGGCGTCATTCGCCGAATGCGCAGCGGCTACTACCGCCTCACCGCCCAAATCCAGACCCGATAGCCCGACCCACAAAGGGCCGCGACCGTGAGGGAGCGGGGCTCTCCCACGACCGATGCAGCCTAACTCTGGAACAGCACGGAGTACGCGGACCACGCGGCAA
This region includes:
- a CDS encoding PDZ domain-containing protein, giving the protein MHTMLATLAVIAAALPSQTQTLTERQATRETPVVRVCRTVKDSVVNISTTQVIERRSGWFDDDIFNFFNVPGPFVQRIPTHSLGSGFVIHDSGYIVTNAHVIQRGVEISVSFADQTTLKAVKAYTDNERDLAVIKVEPEKPLQAIRLGRGDDLMIGETVIAIGNPLGYHHTVTTGVISAVDRELTFKDSRAYRHLIQTDASINPGNSGGPLLNIHGELIGINTAIRGDAQNIGFAISVERLRQVLPDLFDVENIRRADLGFKTAPLVDGKRIRVDSVNGDSPAEAAGLLPGDILLEFDDAPIDDAVDFYVRLLERPMGQALRLTVERDDQERVALSIPFEAKPKADGAALARKHLGLNLTEVSLEGGRLGFAEGQVVAVESVEPDSPADRIGVQRGDIIEQLDRQYVRNLDEVGQILEKTDPGEDLFLGVIRRMRSGYYRLTAQIQTR